Proteins encoded within one genomic window of Hermetia illucens chromosome 2, iHerIll2.2.curated.20191125, whole genome shotgun sequence:
- the LOC119648439 gene encoding uncharacterized protein LOC119648439 codes for MSVNLKRALLCVIIDELCNDDIQEPTQIKRRRVWSKSWYLNRPELSHSHLVKELEISAPSDFKNFLRMDSETYNELLRKVSPLIKKQDTIMRDAISPNERLSAILWFLASGQTFGGLKLLTAISPQSLGVLIMETCSAIIKVLKTYIKLAADEWKAVATEFGDRWNFPKCIGALDGKHAQIKKPNWSGSYYFN; via the exons ATGAGTGTGAATTTGAAAAGGGCCTTGTTATGTGTCATAATAGACGAACTATGTAATGATGATATACAAGAACcaacccaaataaagaggagaaGGGTTTGGTCGAAAAGTTGGTATTTAAATAGGCCTGAATTATCACATTCGCACTTGGTGAAAGAGTTGGAAATTAGTGCACCCAGTGACTTCAAGAACTTTTTAAGAATGGACAGTGAAACGTATAATGAGTTATTGCGAAAAGTGAGTCCATTAATTAAGAAACAGGACACGATAATGCGTGATGCGATATCTCCTAACGAACGTCTGTCCGcaattctttggtttttagctAGTGGACAGACTTTTGGAGGTTTGAAATTGCTTACGGCAATTTCACCACAATCTTTAGGAGTGTTAATAATGGAAACGTGTTCGGCAATAATTAAAGTATTAAAGACATATATTAAG cTGGCGGCAGACGAATGGAAAGCCGTTGCTACCGAGTTTGGGGATAGGTGGAACTTCCCAAAATGCATTGGCGCTCTGGACGGGAAACATGCGCAAATAAAAAAACCTAATTGGTCAGGGTCGTATTATTTCAATTAG
- the LOC119649240 gene encoding putative nuclease HARBI1, with protein MFIDSDSDSDLEDAILLYSAVLAESIKKQKKKRQNKSIYLKKRQKSGRFARDFQDLIKDPIRFCENFHMDVITFQRILSMVTPYLKPKKMTRPTDGISPNQKLAAVLEYFACGSLQRHIASVHRISKQHFGKIIDEVSIALISALNEYIPPYDANVMINAANDFNYQWNFPNCVGSIDGKHIAIKCPPKAGSMFFNYKGYHSIVLLAVADAKYKFSYIDV; from the exons atgtttatcgATTCAGACTCTGATTCTGATTTGGAAGATGCTATTTTGTTATATAGTGCAGTGCTTGCCGAAtctatcaaaaaacaaaaaaagaaaaggcaaaataAAAGCATTTATTTGAAGAAGCGACAAAAAAGTGGCAGGTTTGCAAGAGAT TTTCAGGATTTAATTAAAGATCCAATAAGATTCTGTGAAAATTTTCACATGGACGTGATAACTTTTCAGCGGATCCTATCGATGGTGACACCTTATTTGAAGCCCAAGAAAATGACTCGGCCAACAGATGGAATATCTCCGAATCAAAAGTTGGCGGCAGTGTTAGA GTACTTCGCTTGCGGAAGTCTGCAAAGGCACATCGCTTCTGTGCATAGGATAAGTAAGCaacattttggtaaaataaTTGATGAGGTTTCGATTGCCCTCATATCAGCATTAAATGAATACATTCCACCATATGATGCCAACGTCATGATTAATGCTGCAAATGACTTCAACTACCAATGGAATTTTCCAAATTGTGTTGGATCAATTGATGGAAAACATATTGCCATTAAATGTCCTCCCAAAGCTGGTAGTATGTTTTTCAATTACAAG GGTTACCATAGTATTGTTCTTTTGGCTGTCGCCGAtgccaaatataaattttcgtACATTGATGTCTGA